Below is a window of Cyanobacteriota bacterium DNA.
TTCACGGTTTTCAAGATGGTTTGAAAACGAGAGTCATTACTGATTCTGTCTAGCTTTTCAGTCGGAAAATCTCTAATAAATTCTAAAGCTAGTTTCACGTTGGGGTGAGTAGCTTGGTCAACTAATCTACTTGCAAGTTTCTGGTAACGGTTTTGGCAGGAAGTAAATTGAAGACGCGAGATAATCTCTGAATCACAAGTCAGCCTAATAAACTGAGATATTTGATTGTCTTGCCAACGATTAATCAAATTACTGTAAATTGGCTCGGCACCAGATGAAACTCCATAACCATTACCTATATGACACATGGTTAAGACCTTGACATACCTCCCTGACACACTATCTGGAATAGTGCCACTCACAGGAACAAAAGATTGAAGTAATCTTGCGGGAGATGGTTCGTTATAGAAATTATTCCAACCGTTGTGGGCAGCTAATAAAGCATCTAAGGCAGAAGTTATCTCAATGGCAATAGTATTGGCTGGTAGATAAGCCAATCCATTTACAATTGTGAGAAAATCACGGGCTAGATTTGCTCTGGAAACCTCCCCGTTGGCTGAAAACGACCCGTGCTTTAAGCCAATGTCATATCTTGCGTCCTCCGAACAAACTTCCCAGATTTCAGGTGCAAGAAATCGAACGTTATTTCGGACGTTTGCATCTAATCTAGGATCGGTGTACATTCCGAACGCGGTTCTCAAGAGAGAATGAGCTAGATCTTCAGGCAAACGTACAATCGCTTCTGAGATAGGAGGTACATCAGTTGCGGAAAGAATTTCCTCTCGAACACTTCGCAAAAGCCGCTTAACTTCTATAGCTGCACCTTCAGGGTCCTTTCCAAGAACCTCTTTTATGCAAGTTTCTAGCCATGATGCCAATTGTAAGCCCGTCAATTCATTATGATTTGGATGAGCAGCACTGGCATGATTCCGCATATCGCGGATGTAATCCAAATGTCGGTATCCAATATCGCTAATGATTCCTGTTTCGCGACAACCTCTGACGAGTACCCAATCGTCTAGCTTTTCTAGATCACTTTCATCCCTAAATTTAGAACGCTGATTCGCGTCTGTGATTGCAGTGTCATAAAAATAATCTAAATCAAACTGAACAACTTTTAAGCGGAGATTGCGAATTGTCTCGTCCCAAAGGTAATTCAGAGCAGCATCAAAAAGTCCTACAACGCAAGCTGCTGAAAACTTAGAGATGTACATTGCACTACTACGCTGTCCTTCTGTAAGGGCAGGCATAATGTAAGGCATATTATTAATAACTTTTCGACGCTCATCAAGCCCAACCAAAACCGAATCTGTCGGTAAACCCAGATAACCAAGATATGTAGATAGGCTTGCGGATAGTGAATCTAGCGTTGTAGCAAGTTTTACGGAAGAGGCTTGTAGTTGGATCTCTGAGGTCATAAATCGTTATATAAGGGAGCAAAACTACCAAAGGCAAATTTTCTCAATCCTAGCAAATCAGAATCTTGATCTGCTGCACCCTTCGCAGTTGCTAAACCCCGTACCGCCTTATTTCTTTCACCAGTAACTTTGAAGTACCGTCACTACCGAGGACTTAAGCCACCTAACGTTCCTGGTCAGCGGCGGTAGATCACTTTTGCATCACAACTGAGTTCTCTCAAGCGTCCGCTGCACCAGGGTTGTTAGATGTCGGTTGCAACCAGAACACCTGAGCTTATGACAACCACCCTGCTTCACGTAGTCGTGTCCATGCTAAGTGGATATGACGAGGTTCAAACATACGTTTGCGTATATTCCAATCATGGATCTTGGTGACAGCTTCCTCTGGTGTTGTAGCGTCTTCGCGAGTAGCAACCCAATGCACAGTAGATAGCAACTCCATACCAAAAGTCGTCTCAAATCCTTTGATAAGATCCGCAACACGGGCAAACCTTTCCTGTGTCGCTTCATGCTCTGTTAGAAATGTTTCGGCTTGTTCAGAGGCATAGAGCTTCAACTCTAACGGTTTATCTGGTCGATCTTCAGCATCGCCATAGCCACTGATAAAATGTCCTTCAATATGACTGAGGACATGACGTAGATTTTCAGCGTAAGGTCCATAGGGAGCCTTCTGATAATTCAGGCGCAGAGGTTCACCAGCTTCTTGCATAAAGTACATTAGCTTATGTACTTCCAGAAGAGTCACAGTAGGATCCATAACGGCTGCTAAGTAGCGGCGCATTAGTCCTAGCAACGCCGCTCGTCCAACAGTCATGTTTGGCACTTTGTTCTCTCTGACCATTGCGGCAGCTTGGGGTGCCCCGACAGGCTCAAACAAAAGGACGGCTACTTCTGGTATGGACTGGAAAGCTTCGGTAATTAATGGTCGCACTTCCTCCCAGTTCAAACCACCTAATCCACAACCTAACGGAGGAATTGCAACCGAACGAATCTGCTGCTGCTGTATAACGCTTATCAGGTCTGCAAGCCCCGATTTAATGTCTTCGATGCGGCTTTTGCCTTTCCAATGGCGCTTAGTGGGAAAGTTAATTATGAAGCGGGGATTATACAGGCGATTCAGGTCATATATAAACATCTTGCCAAGTTGCACCTGATGAGCCTTGCAAGCAGCTTCATAAGCTTTGAAGTTTTCTGGAAAGGCTTTCCGAAATTGCAGTGCAATACCACGTCCCATGATACCAACACAATTCACGGTGTTAACCAATGCCTCAACATCGGCTTTGAGAATATCACCTTGAGTTAGCTCAATCATGGGTTCAGTATCTCCGATCAAAAATACCAGCTTGGCTCTATGACTACAACGGGTTGATGCCCGACATTTGCCAGAGCCGTCTGAACCTTTGTTGCCATAGTACTATTGATTGTCCCAATTTTCTCGATTAGTGTCCACGGAAAGACATCAAACATCAAAAACTCCGCTTGTTTACCTTCCTTGACTTTGGCATCACGGAAATCTGTAGACGCAACGGCAGCCCAGTCAATCTCACTGAGTTTGGAGGGATGGTTATAAAAGGTAGTTAAGCGAGAACCTGCATTCCCATTGCTGAAAGCCCAACGTACATTGTTTGAATTTGCCCAGTTGATTACTGTATGGAAGTCTGCTTGGAGGTGGACAATAGGTTGCTGACCACCCTTGTAGCTTACATCTGGATGATTTCCCATGTGCAGAATGTAGAGCATGATGGAACGTGGGCAGAAATAGAAAGGCACATACTGCCCAACCGTTGTTCCGGAATGACATGAAACCTCTATCTCGTCGAGTCGGCGCTGCTTAATAGTAGACATCCCCACCAAAGAGCAGGACAGTCCACTTGCAATGCGGTTTGCGTCCGAAACCAGCCCCATACTTGCTGCAATGCTCGGCAGGTTGTCGATATGCGTAATGTGATAAATTTTGGGACTGGGGGGAACCGAGGCCATACCGCATTATTCTTTTAGATATTTTTCGAGTATGGCATTGCTTCACTCACTCAAAGCATTTAGGCGCAAATCTTTTTCGCAATATGTCACCAGATAGTGTGCTATGACATCTAACGGCTCTGGTCAGCGGTTGCAAACGAGCTAGAACGCAGCTACCATCGCCCTTCAATCCGCTGCACTAGGGTTGTTAGCTGGATTAACCGGGCTTGGTGGATAAATTGTCACTCGTATGGAGGCTTCAAGCAATGCAACCCTTTCAATAGTTTCCACACGAATCTCCGATGAGTAGCTACTTGGCTCTGAACCACCCTCGTATCCAATATCAAACACTTTTGTGAACGCACTTTCCCAGAGTTTCTTCGCCTCATGATCAAAGGACTCAATTAATCTGCAAAAACTATAGATTACTGAATCTGGGTCTGTTCCTGGAGCGCCACTTAGCTCAAAGGTTGCTAGATAATGCCCTTGAGCTTCTCCACAGTAAAGGTTGTAAACATCATCTCCAAAGTCTTCAACAATCGGCTGAAGGTTGTGATGACTTTCGATTTCAAGATCAACATTCAAGAAATGAGTTCTCATAGAGGCGTTGCGTATAGGCGCTTTCACACTTACTAACAAAACTGAAATCAATGTCTCAACCGATCGCCTTCTGGGCTTTTCGGTTTAACAGACGACCTCGAAGAACGAGTGCAAGGATTCGATGCGGAGCCAGCTAACGACCAAGCTCACTGGACGCAGATAAGCTTTGCCGCCCAGCCAAGCAGCTTGCAGCGTTCCGGTGCAGCGACTTATTATGTTGCGTCGCCACGACTGACCACAAAAAAATGACACATGTCATATCAAACTTAGAGTTTAGCAGATCTTTTGTACTAAAATAGTATTTTACGACCAGTCCTGAAAAGTATATACTACCCAAATGTCAAGCAGCAACACTGGTATTGAATGGACTGACAAGACTTGGAACCCTACTACTGGTTGTAATAAGGTGAGTCCAGGTTGTCGTTATTGCTATGCCGAAGCATTAACAGAGAGATTTCCTCAGAATTTCCCGCACGGCTTTAAGTTGACACTTCACCCAGAGCGACTGGAGCAGCCAAAGAAGTGGCGAACACCGAGTCGAATCTTTGTGAACTCCATGAGCGACCTTTTTCACAAAGATGTACCTTTTGCGTATCTACAGGAGATTTTTGCAGTCATGCGAGATACTCCTTGGCACACATACCAAATTCTGACTAAGCGGGATCAGAACTTAGCAGAGTTAGCACCTAAGCTCGAATGGTCTGAAAATATCTGGGTTGGCGTGTCTGTAGAGAATCAGCACTACACTCATAGAATTGATGCTTTGAGGCAAGTGCCAGCAACCGTTCGTTTTCTCTCGTGTGAGCCTCTGCTAGGCCCACTTGACCTCAATCTAGAGGGAATTGATTGGGTGATTGTGGGCGGTGAGTCTGGCTATCAGCATCGGCCCATAAAGCCGGAATGGGTTAGACATATCTTGCGTCAAACGCGAGAAGCTA
It encodes the following:
- a CDS encoding phage Gp37/Gp68 family protein, producing the protein MSSSNTGIEWTDKTWNPTTGCNKVSPGCRYCYAEALTERFPQNFPHGFKLTLHPERLEQPKKWRTPSRIFVNSMSDLFHKDVPFAYLQEIFAVMRDTPWHTYQILTKRDQNLAELAPKLEWSENIWVGVSVENQHYTHRIDALRQVPATVRFLSCEPLLGPLDLNLEGIDWVIVGGESGYQHRPIKPEWVRHILRQTREAKVAFFFKQWGGHHSKAGGRLLDDQIWDEMPPAWYRHVDKWQQQKPSRHRKGMG
- a CDS encoding DUF4433 domain-containing protein, which produces MASVPPSPKIYHITHIDNLPSIAASMGLVSDANRIASGLSCSLVGMSTIKQRRLDEIEVSCHSGTTVGQYVPFYFCPRSIMLYILHMGNHPDVSYKGGQQPIVHLQADFHTVINWANSNNVRWAFSNGNAGSRLTTFYNHPSKLSEIDWAAVASTDFRDAKVKEGKQAEFLMFDVFPWTLIEKIGTINSTMATKVQTALANVGHQPVVVIEPSWYF
- a CDS encoding macro domain-containing protein encodes the protein MIELTQGDILKADVEALVNTVNCVGIMGRGIALQFRKAFPENFKAYEAACKAHQVQLGKMFIYDLNRLYNPRFIINFPTKRHWKGKSRIEDIKSGLADLISVIQQQQIRSVAIPPLGCGLGGLNWEEVRPLITEAFQSIPEVAVLLFEPVGAPQAAAMVRENKVPNMTVGRAALLGLMRRYLAAVMDPTVTLLEVHKLMYFMQEAGEPLRLNYQKAPYGPYAENLRHVLSHIEGHFISGYGDAEDRPDKPLELKLYASEQAETFLTEHEATQERFARVADLIKGFETTFGMELLSTVHWVATREDATTPEEAVTKIHDWNIRKRMFEPRHIHLAWTRLREAGWLS